One stretch of Lodderomyces beijingensis strain CBS 14171 genome assembly, chromosome: 3 DNA includes these proteins:
- a CDS encoding ribosomal protein P1, whose amino-acid sequence MSTETALSYAALILADSDIEITSEKLLSLTKSANVEVEGIWADLFAKALEGKDLKEFFFNFSAAPAAAAGGASAAAAGGDAAAEEAAPEKEEEAKEESDDDMGFGLFD is encoded by the coding sequence ATGTCCACCGAAACTGCTTTATCATACGCCGCTTTGATTTTGGCCGACTCCGATATCGAGATCACCAGCGAGAAATTATTGTCATTGACTAAATCAGCTaatgttgaagttgaaggtaTCTGGGCTGACTTGTTCGCAAAGGCCTTGGAAGGTaaggacttgaaagagttcttcttcaacttctccgCTGCcccagctgctgctgccggtggtgcttctgctgctgccgccggTGGTgacgctgctgctgaagaagCTGCCCCagagaaggaagaagaagctaaGGAAGAGTCTGACGACGACATGGGATTCGGTTTATTCGATTAA